A window of Streptomyces broussonetiae genomic DNA:
CCGGGCTGGCCGCGCAGCAGCAGTCGGGCCGGGCACCGGCCATCACGACCGACATCGCGGTGGACGACCCCATCGCCGACGTCGTCACCAAGCTGGCCTACGAGGAGCAGCAGACCCTCGCCGACACCGCCGCCGGGCTCGACACCGCCCAGCTGGGCGCCGCCGTCACCGCGCTGGCCGCCGCCCGCCGCACCGACGTCTACGGCATCGGCGCCTCCGGCCTCGTCGCCCAGGACCTCACCCAGAAGCTCCTGCGCATCGGCCTCATAGCGCACGCCCACAGCGACCCGCACCTCGCGGTGACCAACGCGGTGCAGCTCCGCTCGGGCGACGTGGCGATCGCGATCACCCACTCCGGCACGACGGGGGACGTCATCGAGCCGTTGCGGGTCGCGTTCGAGCACGGGGCCACGACGGTGGCCATCACCGGCCGGCCGGACGCGCCGGTCACCCAGTACGCCGACCACGTACTGACCACGTCCACCTCACGGGAGAGCGAGCTGCGACCGGCCGCGATGTCCTCGCGGACCAGTCAACTGCTCGTGGTGGACTGCCTGTTCGTGGGAGTGGCCCAGCGGACGTACGAGACGGCGGCGCCCGCGCTGGCCGCGTCGTACGAGGCGCTGGCCCATCGGCATCGCACCAGCCCCAGGTGAGTCACCCTCCAGGTGAGTCCCCCGGGTGAGCACAGCACGCACAACGGCACCCAGACCTGAGAGAGCCGCCCCCCCCATGACCTCCCATGACCTGCGCAGTCAGCTGGCTTCCCTGACCACCGAAGCCTTCCGTCCCGAACTCGCCGACATCGACCGCCTGTCCACCCTCGACATCGCCCGCCTGATGAACGGCGAGGACGCCACCGTGCCCACGGCCGTCGCCGCCCAGCTTCCCCGGATCTCCGCCGCCATCGACGCCGTGGCCGAGCGGATGGCCCGCGGCGGACGGCTGATCTACGCCGGTGCCGGTACCGCCGGACGGCTCGGCGTCCTGGACGCCTCCGAGTGCCCGCCCACCTTCAACACCGATCCCGCCCAGGTCGTCGGTCTGATCGCGGGCGGACCCCCTGCCATGGTCACCTCGGTGGAGGGCGCCGAGGACTCCGGGGAGCTGGCCCGCCAGGACCTGGACGCCCTGAAGGTCACGGCCGATGACACCGTTGTCGGCGTCTCCGCCTCCGGCCGAACCCCCTACGCCGTCGGCGCGGTCGAGCACGCCCGGGCGGTGGGCGCACTGACGATCGGCCTGGCCTGCAACGAGCACAGCGCGCTCGCGGCGGCGGCCGAGCACGGCATCGAGGTGGTCGTGGGCCCCGAGCTGATCACGGGCTCGACGCGGCTGAAGGCGGGCACCGCGCAGAAGCTGGTCCTGAACATGCTCTCGACCATCACGATGATCCGGCTCGGCAAGACCTACGGAAACCTGATGGTCGACGTCCGCGCCTCGAACGACAAGCTCCGCGCCCGCTCCCGCCGGATCGTCTCCCTGGCCACGGGAGCGGGCGACGACGAGATCGAGCGGGCCCTCGCCGAGTCCGGCGGCGAGGTGAAGCACGCGATCCTCTCCCTCCTCGCCGACGTCGACGGCCCAACCGCCGCCCGCCTTCTGGAGGAGTCCGGCGGCCATCTGCGTGCCGCGCTGGCGCACGCGGCCCGCTGACCCGCACGCTCGGGGCGTGCGCATCGACCCCGCCTCCACCGCGACCGCCGTCCTCACCCGGGTCGGCGGCCCGGCCAACGTCACCTCCGTGACCCACTGCATGACCCGCCTGCGCCTGACCCTCGCCGACCCGGCGGCGGCGGACGCGGAGGGCCTTAGGGCGGTGCCCGGCGTGCTGGGCCTGGTGTCCGCCGGGCCCAGCTGGCAGATCGTGCTCGGGCCGGGGGTGGTCGGGGAGGTCACGCAGGAGGTGGCGCAGCGGGTCACCACCGGGCCGCCGGAGGAGCCCTCGGAGGAGTCCGCGGAGGAGCCCTCGGAAAAGCCCTCGGCAGAGGCCTCGGGAAAGCCCCTGGAAGCGCCCTCGGCAGAAGGGCCGGTGAAGGCCGCCCTGCGCCGGGTGGCGAACGTCTTCGTCCCGCTCGTCCCCGCCCTGATCGGCTGCGGCATCCTCGCGGGCCTCAACGGCCTGCTGCTGAACACCGGTTGGCTGCCCGGCCTCACCCCCGCCCTGTCCGCGATCGCCTCCGCCTTCCTCGCCCTGATCGCGGTGTTCGTCGGCATCAACACGGCACGCGAGTTCGGCGGCACCCCGGTGCTCGGCGGAGCCGTCGCGGCCGTGGTGGTGTATCCGGGCGTGGCGAAGGTGACGGCGTTCGGGGCGCACCTGGCACCGGGCCAGGGCGGAGTGCTCGGCGCGCTGGCGGCGGCCCTGCTCGCCACCCGCGTGGAGAAGTGGGTACGCGGCCGGGTCCCGGGCGCACTGGACGTCCTGCTCACCCCCACCGTCACCGTGCTCGTGCCCGGCCTGGTGACGCTGTACGGCCTGATGTACGCCGCCGGCACGCTGGCGACGGCGATCGGCACGGCGGCGAACTGGCTGCTGACCACCGCCGGAGCGGGCGCCGGACTGCTCCTGGGCGGTCTCTTCCTGCCCCTGGTCATGCTGGGCCTGCACCAGGCCCTCATCCCCATCCACACCACGCTGATCGAGCAGCAGGGCTACACGGTCCTGCTCCCACTGCTGGCCATGGCGGGCGCGGGCCAGGTGGGCGCGGCCCTCGCGGTCTACGTCCGCCTGCGCCACGACACGTCCTTGCGTACGACGATCAGGTCGGCGCTCCCCGCAGGCCTGCTGGGCGTGGGCGAACCCCTGATCTACGGCGTCTGTCTCCCCCTGGGCCGCCCCTTCCTGACGGCCTGCGCGGGCGGGGCGGCGGGCGGGGCGTTCGTCGGCTTCTTCGCGATGCTCGGCACCAAGGTGGGCGCGACCGCGATCGGCCCTTCGGGCTGGGCGTTGTTCCCGCTGCTGACGGGCAACAGGGGCGCGGGAGCGGCGATGGCGATCTACGCCGGTGGCCTGCTGACCGGATACGCGGTGGGCTTCGCGGCGACGTATCTCTTCGGCCTGCCGCGCCGGCCGGACCGGTCACTCCCGCGTGACGCACGGCCGTTGCCGGTCGTTCCCCTGGCATGACGACCATGAAGCTCCTTGCCACGGCCGCCCTCACCGCCGCCTCCGCCGCCGCCCTGGCCGCCCCCGCCCACGCGGACACCCACCCCCACTCCCACTCCACCACCCCCGCACCCGCATCCGCATCCGCCGCGGTCCACGACAACGGCCACTGGACGATCTCCGGGACCGCGAAGTGCGCCGACGACCTCGCGGTGGTCCCGGTGCTCAAGGAGGTCTCGCCGCTGCCGCTGCGCGACACCGCCCCCGCGTGCGGAGAGGGCAGCCTGATCCACCAGGGCCCCCGCGGCCACCAGGGTCCGCACGGCAACCAGGGTCCGCACGCCAACCACTGAGGGACTCACCCGCTTTCCAGCCCGCCGGGCCGGTCTCGTCAGCGGTCATGGACTTGTCGAATATCGATATGCTCCGCCCGTCGTCAACCTGTCCGTGCTGAAGAACGGGCGGGCCAAGGCCATCCGCTTCTCGACCCTGTCGAGGATCTGCGAGGTCCTGCGGTGCCAGCCGGGAGACCTGATCACCCACGACCCCACTGAGCCGGCCCAGGTCCTGTCGTCAAACTCCCGCCTGCCCTGCGGGCGGACGGCGGGAGTTTGACGACAGGACCTGGAGCCGACCACCGCGGCCTCAGCGGCTGCGCCGCTCCCGGTTCACCTGCCGCACCTTGACCCGCAGTTCCTCGGCGACGGGCATCGCCTTGAGCACGTCCGTCAGCCGCTCGGCGGTGCGGACGTTGCAACGCCCCAGGTCCACCAGCGCGAAGGGCTCGTCACTGGCGCCGGTCACCGGGTCGACCCGCAGCGACGGCAACAGGACCCCGACCCCGGCGAGCGCGTCCCGCAGCGACTCCACGATGTCCTCGGTCGTACGCAGCATGCCCTACCTCCACAGTGAGTTCCGCTTCCGCTACACAGAGTGGTCGACAGGTCGCTAGCCTGGCCAGACAGGGCGCCCCAACAATCCGAGCTGTGTGACAGGGAGTCGCTATGGCAGGCCCGAAGGACCTCGATCCGTCCTCCTCACCCCGCGCCATGCTGGGCGCCGAGTTACGTCACGCCCGTGAGCGGAAGGGGATCAGCCAGGAGCAGCTGGGCCAACTGCTCTTCGTGAGCGGTTCGTTCATCGGGCAGCTGGAGTCGGGGACGCGGCGGATGCAGTGGGAGTACGCGCGGATGCTGGACGAAGCCCTGGGGACGGACGGCTTCTTCCAGCGGAACTGCGGAGCAGCAGCCAAGTCGAAGTACGAGGAGCCCTTCGAGGAGGCAGCCGAGGCGGAGGCGCAGGCCACGGCTATCAGGGAGTACGCACCGCTCCTGATCCCCGGATTGCTCCAGACACCCGCGTACGCACGGGCTGCGAACCGTGCGTACGACCCGACAGTGCCGGAGGAGACCGTCGAGGAGTGGACGGAAGGCCGGATGGAGCGGATCCGTCTGCTCGACCATCCAACAAAGCCATTGTTGTGGACAGTGCTTGACGAGGCGTCGTTGCGCCGGGAGACCGGCGGTCGAAAGGTAATGGCGGAGGCCTTGCACCACATCTCCGGGCTGGCCCGGCGAAACCGGGTCATCATGCAGGTTCTGCCACTCGGCGCGGGCGCACATGCGGCGATGCAGGGCGCCGTCAAGCTGATGGAGTTCACGGACGCCCCTCCGCTGGTCTACTTCGAGGGGGTCCGCACCGGGCGCCTGGAGGACGACCCGGCCACCGTCGCCCAGCTGAGGTTCACGTTCGACCTCCTTGTGGCCTCCGCGCTCTCGCGGGAGAAGTCCCTGGTCCTGATTGAGGAGTTGGCGCAGGATTACGCGCATGAGGAACACCCCTGACTACGACCCGAGCACGGCCGTATGGAGCAAGTCCAGCTACAGCCAAGGCGGCAACAACTGTCTGGAAGTCGCCGACGGCCACCCCACCCTCGTCCCCGTCCGAGACTCGAAGACCCCCCACGGCCCAAAGCTCTTCTTCAGCTCGGCCGCGTGGGCTGCGTTCACCTCGTCCCTCAGGTAGCCGTCCCGAAGCTCAAGCCCCGAGCCCCCAGCCCCGAGCGCCCTTTTCAAGGAATGGGTGGAGGGCCTCAACCCGCCCTCCCACCCCACGATTGACCTGACGCGTTCGACTTGCGACACAGAGTCACGAGGCTCTGGCGTGCGGCCATGAGCAAACGGCCCCCGCCGGTGCGCCAACACCGCGCAGGGGCCTGACCTACAAGGAAGGCCACTACCTGCAGTCCCCCCGGCTACCCCTGGGGCGCTACCGTCGAACTGCCGGCGCCCGTCGGCAGCACACTGGACACCGAGAAACTGAAGGACTACGCGGACTGACCATGAACCACGCCCAGCTGGCCGCCCTCGGCCGCGCCCTACGCCTCGTCGGGGAACACGGGGAGGCCCTGACCGGCGACACCCCGGACTCCCGGCTGCACGAGATCAAGGCCGATCTGCGCCGGGCGCTCGACCTCGTGGAGGAGAGCGCCGGCAGCAGCGCGCCCGCCACCCGGTGTCCCGAGCACCCGCAGGGGCCCGTGGACGAGAGCGCGCCCGATCTGTGCCTGCTGTGCGAGACCCGGCGCCGGGCCGCCCGCCGGTCGGAGTACCAGAGCGGCGGCAGGGCCGAAGCCGCGCCCGCCACCGCCCCCTCCCGCTACGGCGTCCGTGCCGACCGGCCCCAGCCGC
This region includes:
- a CDS encoding MurR/RpiR family transcriptional regulator, translated to MTQDVKEIFGSPGGSLAAKVRTLAPSMTRSMQRVAEAVAGDPAGCAALTVTGLAELTGTSEATVVRTARLLGYPGYRDLRLALAGLAAQQQSGRAPAITTDIAVDDPIADVVTKLAYEEQQTLADTAAGLDTAQLGAAVTALAAARRTDVYGIGASGLVAQDLTQKLLRIGLIAHAHSDPHLAVTNAVQLRSGDVAIAITHSGTTGDVIEPLRVAFEHGATTVAITGRPDAPVTQYADHVLTTSTSRESELRPAAMSSRTSQLLVVDCLFVGVAQRTYETAAPALAASYEALAHRHRTSPR
- the murQ gene encoding N-acetylmuramic acid 6-phosphate etherase, with product MTSHDLRSQLASLTTEAFRPELADIDRLSTLDIARLMNGEDATVPTAVAAQLPRISAAIDAVAERMARGGRLIYAGAGTAGRLGVLDASECPPTFNTDPAQVVGLIAGGPPAMVTSVEGAEDSGELARQDLDALKVTADDTVVGVSASGRTPYAVGAVEHARAVGALTIGLACNEHSALAAAAEHGIEVVVGPELITGSTRLKAGTAQKLVLNMLSTITMIRLGKTYGNLMVDVRASNDKLRARSRRIVSLATGAGDDEIERALAESGGEVKHAILSLLADVDGPTAARLLEESGGHLRAALAHAAR
- a CDS encoding PTS transporter subunit EIIC; the encoded protein is MRIDPASTATAVLTRVGGPANVTSVTHCMTRLRLTLADPAAADAEGLRAVPGVLGLVSAGPSWQIVLGPGVVGEVTQEVAQRVTTGPPEEPSEESAEEPSEKPSAEASGKPLEAPSAEGPVKAALRRVANVFVPLVPALIGCGILAGLNGLLLNTGWLPGLTPALSAIASAFLALIAVFVGINTAREFGGTPVLGGAVAAVVVYPGVAKVTAFGAHLAPGQGGVLGALAAALLATRVEKWVRGRVPGALDVLLTPTVTVLVPGLVTLYGLMYAAGTLATAIGTAANWLLTTAGAGAGLLLGGLFLPLVMLGLHQALIPIHTTLIEQQGYTVLLPLLAMAGAGQVGAALAVYVRLRHDTSLRTTIRSALPAGLLGVGEPLIYGVCLPLGRPFLTACAGGAAGGAFVGFFAMLGTKVGATAIGPSGWALFPLLTGNRGAGAAMAIYAGGLLTGYAVGFAATYLFGLPRRPDRSLPRDARPLPVVPLA
- a CDS encoding helix-turn-helix domain-containing protein, with the protein product MSVLKNGRAKAIRFSTLSRICEVLRCQPGDLITHDPTEPAQVLSSNSRLPCGRTAGV
- a CDS encoding helix-turn-helix domain-containing protein, with amino-acid sequence MAGPKDLDPSSSPRAMLGAELRHARERKGISQEQLGQLLFVSGSFIGQLESGTRRMQWEYARMLDEALGTDGFFQRNCGAAAKSKYEEPFEEAAEAEAQATAIREYAPLLIPGLLQTPAYARAANRAYDPTVPEETVEEWTEGRMERIRLLDHPTKPLLWTVLDEASLRRETGGRKVMAEALHHISGLARRNRVIMQVLPLGAGAHAAMQGAVKLMEFTDAPPLVYFEGVRTGRLEDDPATVAQLRFTFDLLVASALSREKSLVLIEELAQDYAHEEHP
- a CDS encoding DUF397 domain-containing protein, which translates into the protein MRNTPDYDPSTAVWSKSSYSQGGNNCLEVADGHPTLVPVRDSKTPHGPKLFFSSAAWAAFTSSLR